atgccatAGACCCTACTTCTGTGGCTAAATACAAACACTAAGTGAACAATATGACTATTTTCTTAAACCATACATTTTATGTTCCCCTTACCACCTTTTAGAATTTTGGATAGATAAAATTCTTTACCTGGTAGGGAATAGTGATATAAAGTTTGTaagtcaaaattttatttctgttattgctgaatcatttttttctttattgaaaagatatggtgttattttttttcttttcatttaccaGGGCCATCAGACCAGGAAAAATGTAATCATCTGGAAACCAAGCATAGTTCTCCTTATCCCCAGGGGGAAGCAATTGACTTTAACCATGGTgatttagaataattaaaaaaacaaaaagagtgaCCCTGATTTTAACCTTCTGGTTCAGCAGCATGGGAAGCGCTAACTGACTGAGGAGAGTTTCAGAGACCAATCCATTAGATACAGCTCTGTGGTTTCTGTGATTtgagtatttatttctcctttgaacATTAGGATTGATCAACTCATTAACCCAAAGTATCAGatacaaaaagcaaaacatattcTACTTCTCCTGTTTGCTAATGGAATCAAACATGAAAAGGACACTACCACATATTGGTTATAGATGAATTTCATATACTGTAGCCTGAAGAAAACTATTTTTGGAGTGTTTTTTTCTAGCTGGATCATAAATGAACCTATACTGTGCTTTTTTACTGTTGTATAGATACAGATATTTCTGGGTGATGGTGAATATGATAAGACCAGTGTCTTCCAAGGAAATAAATTCATTGCCcactttcttttccataaaacaAATTGTTCGGTGGTCAGAGACCATGGACTATAGAATATCAGAGGTAAGGCACTATGTATTCCTATGAAGAGCAGAACAGTGCAGGTTTTTGGAGGGTGCTATTGTCCAGAAAAGCAAATACACAggttattaaatgaaaaaactaaGACATGTGCCCACCCATTTGGAGAAAAAATTGCTGCCCCCTATGGCATGTGAGAATCCAAGATAATCAGCCCATACCAGGCTGGCTCATTCTCCCAGTGAGTGATATGGTATCCAAGGCTGACTTTTGGTAACCTATTGGCAGGTTAGGCATTAACCACATCAGCCTTGGTGAGGCCAAGTTCATGTTGAGCACAGGCTTTGACTCTATCTAAGCCAGCAAAGTCATGTTGTAAAGAGGCCCATGAAATAAAATCCAaggtggctggggagaggggattgTATACTCTGGGAAGAGCAAACATCCCCACCAGACTACTGGGCCCCTTCATGAAGGGATGACACCCTCAAGCGAGCACTTGGAGCACAGTGATATATTCACATTCCAAAGTGTGCCAACTCCAAAAAGTCACCTTTCCTGATCTTAAGTTTCTCAAATCCCTGACTAGCCTTCTAGTCAGTATCCATAATGACGATCTTGTATATATCAGTACTCTGCCTCATTTAGTATTCTCTTAAATAGTGTCTGCCACACCAGACTGCCTGTACTCACAAATTCTTTTAAGAAGGGCATCTTTGCTGTgcttaaactaaaaattttttgttcattaatAAACTGTAAAGAATGTCTCAACTCATTCTAAGCCCCAGGCTTCATGGAGATCCCACCACAGAGTAATTCTTTCCATcctggatttttaatttaattttcaatagcTCTTGAAAACCCTTATTTATAGTACCCACCACCACTCCACCTTAACAATGAGCAACTTTGATCTCCACAGACAGAAAGAGATGCTCAATCTCTGGTCAGATCCTCCAATTTTTATATTAGTTTGAAGTGCATGATTAAATCCTTTTCAGTCATACTTGCCCTGGAAAGAATTTAGTTTTATGTGCTGATGAGGATGATGTAGCAGAGAGGGAAATAGAAAGACAGGGTGGTGAGAGGAGGTGAGCCCTGTGCAAAAGTAGAGAGTGTGCTTAAGCAGGAGCAGGGTCATTTCGTGCACTGCCACAGGAAGCAGGACTGAGTATACGGGTCCAGAGTGAGTGAAGCTGATGCATTTAGTGGCAGGAGAATTTGAACTCTGATTAACTGTAACAAACAAacttaacaaatttattttctttccccagcTGAGTCTAAGAAATGTGGAAGTGAGTTAGAGtttggaaaagagaagaggaagcatGGATTACTAGTTTTTAGAGAGAATATCTACAGAGAACAGGAACATATTGTGACACAACAAAGGGACCAAGATGAGACTTGTGTTCATAAATATGAAGTGAGATGTGTCATCATGGCTTGTACTTTCCTCCACCCTAGTTTCATTGCTCCCTGTGGACCTGATAGACATGGCGACAGGCTGAGAATGGGGCTTTACTGGATTGGAGTTTTGCCAGGTAAATGAGAGGGTACCACACTGCAGGAGGGGAAACAGAAGTTATCAATAAAGGACTaacaatatcaataaaaaatctgtttgtgattataaattacccactccCAAAATTTAAAGTATTGCAACTCATTTGTCTGTTTTGCATTTCATCATACTTACatctgatatttattgagtgcattcTATCACCTTTTCCTAGGTTAAAACTCCCCAGGAGACAAGcaaacaatgaaaattaatttaaatgtacagttttctGGTTTACCAATCTGTGGATTGAATGCAATAATATGAGATCCTGAAGTCTGTTGAGCTGTTCCTTTGCAACAGACACTATGTAAACGTTGGCATATATTATCCCCTTTAATTCAGAGAAGGTCCCTTGGATTTGTTCACCTTTAAAGATTTGGCAACAAACTAAAAtcttaagtaatttgcccaactCAGCTTACTCATCAGTGGTGGATCTGGCAGGCTAAACTCTTCTCTTGGAGTCTCAATGCTCATTTTATTACACTATCTCTAAGCATCAACTTTTCACTGCAGAAGagtttaatgaattaatatttttatgtctcaGTTATCTAACcccaaaaaatagaagacaatGTTTTGCCAGAACATAATTTCCTTTAGTCACAATGACCAATTCTAGAGGGAATTCCCTCTAGAAACTCACTAGAGAGTACACAGGAAACTCTCTCTGGCATTAGTTCTACTATAATTTAGCTAAGCACCCATAAacggtcatgcttgaaggtgttgactcggggaggtgggggttggggggaggggctggaggtatgactacatggtgagtgccaggcgcactgtctggagaatggacacgcttgaggctctgactcagggggatgggcgggacacggacaatgtatataacctgaacttttgtacccccatgaagagctgaaatgaaaaaaaataaaataaaataaaataatgaaataaaataaaagcttcaaGTCCCAGATATACTGCAAATAACTATTCTCTTCCATTGCCTGACAATATGGCAGTTTTCAATTTAGGAAACAAAACAGTTGTCATAGTAACTACCATCAAACAATCTTTGTGATACTCTGAGCTCTAATCTATGCAGCAgagaattaaaatgcaaacatgtGTCTCCCTTCAAAATGAGTAGCCCATGAATATATAAACTTAGAGCCACCTCTGCTTGTTCAGTGCCTGCTGTTGGAAACACTTCCCGGGAGGCCTGCTGGTACCTTTCTTCTCCTGAATTGAAACCTGGATGaaacaaaggaatgaaggaagtATCCTAACAGCCTCTTCTAATTTTCAGGGCATGTAGGCTAAAGAGTGATGTTTAAAATAATCTGGACACATTGTATCAGTATGAACAATCATACTAATTTAATTGCAAGGCaaatatttggtttctttcatcagGTAGATATTTTGAGAGCCTACCATGCAATAATCACTGCCCAAGGCAGTAGGGATAGATTGTTTTTTCAGGTACTGCCATACCCTCAAATGGGTGACCAACTGTCCTCACATGTACAGGCCTCAGGGCACACCCACGATGCATgccttgttttttaaaaccataacaATCCCCAGCTGCTTTGATTCCTTCCTAAGTTATCTCTTCCTTTTTGCTCCTTCTCCTTTCAACTCTATACTCACCTCCTGTGTGAGTTCTAGAAATGTAGCTAAGACCATGCTACACTTCCGGGCTATTCTTCTCATGTGGAACAAAATCCAAGTCCTTCTTTTCTACAGAAATATTCTCATGTCTTGTGTTTAAAAATGCTCTTCTCATTGCTGAAGTCCTGATAAACTAAATAGATTTTCACTTATAGTTTATGCTTGCTGTTCActctgaaaagaatatttttaaccaGATCTACTCATGTATTGCCTCCATACAGTGGCTTTTTCCAGGGCTCTTATACAACTGtctctctgttcttttatttttctttgtagtcttACTCACTACACAAAATCAGGCTGTATGTTTGAGTTTGTTGGTCTATTGTCTGCATCTTCcactaaattttaaatacaggCTGTAGGACCTGTGTGTTTTAATCACCAAAGCACATCAATACTGATCAGCTCTGACCTGAAAGACAAACTTAATGAATACTTTGTGAGGGAATGAATGTACCATAATGATGGTGATcgtatgctttatttttatctgtcaggttattagtttttatttctaaaatgttataaGAACCAGAGGATGCCTATCATCCCATTTAACATACATGTCCAACCATACCTGTCATGTTCTAGACTCTGGACTTTTAATTGTTAGTGTTTATCAATTAGACAGCTATAAAAATGCATTCTTGTTTTTCTGTGGTGggttttctttcacaattttattCATGCTTACCAAGGTTATATGAAGCAATAGTTAATTTTAACTAGTAAATGTGAATAATTGCAACAAACTACTAACTGCTGCTTTTTACTTGTGAGAAATCAGTAGCCAAAGAAGACTACCCAAATCAATATCCTGGACAGAGCGTGGCATCAGTGTTTCCCCCAGAcagaagaacacagaaaacagGAAATCTCATAGCAAGACTAGGTAAAAGAAGTAGTCAAACATacactggaaagaaaagaaatgccagaGTCACAACTGATGAATGTTTGAATATTgagtgaaggaaaaaacaaattgcCCAAATTGaggtgacaaagagaaaaaaaaaagaggctataAAGAgttgaattacaaataaaaattcccaAAGAAACGCCTAGGcataaaaaactataaagaattTCCAGTAaagggaatttatttattttttcctctttttgatttctttattctaaattattaacacttaatttaaattttgttgttttatttgactAAATCTGAAGACATATGTAAGCTATAATTCAAGACTGTCCTATTCCTCAGATCTGCTTTTCTAGTTGAACAGCTGTGCAGCTGCCAGACTCTGCTGCAATTTGCAGTATGACACTAACTACAAGGGGAGCAAACATCTTCTCCAATCTCCACATGCTTCCACCTAGTCTAAAATATGGAATTCAGCCTGATCTTTTGTGGAAGAGTAAGAATTTCTCAACTTGAGTTGAAGAAGGTATTGGACACACAGTGGGGGatttatcaaaaaatttttaaatttgggatATTGAAATAACGAGAAATTTGACATTGCCACACAAGTTCAAAACCTGGTCCAAACACTAACTGTATttgataaagttatttttcacatCTACAAGTACTacttttaacatttgaaaaatgaaagtacCAATGACTatggaaaatagaatgaaaaaatgcatattatataaTCAGTGACCTTCATTATGTTTAATTTACTTACAGGAAGAAAACTGTATATGAAAATCTATGCATTTGATTATGAATTCTATAGAGcttcagaaaatggaaacatcacTATGGAAGAgagaatattcaaatattttgtttttagggtGGATGCAATAGGTCCTACAACATTTTATAGTTCAAGAACAAGGATTTTGGATGGTGGGCACATTTTGAGGAAAGGCACAGAAGtacctttaaagaaaataagaggcTTAATCTCAAGCACAGCATGAAGGTTAAGGTTGATCTGGCTGGAGCCAGCAGGGAAGACCAGAAATTAAAGCTGTAGGAGAGTGTAGGTGGTTGAGGACTTAGAATCTCAGCATATGGAGTTTCTGAGTCACACGTGCCAGCACCTACTGTAAATATGCCCTATTCAGTTGAGACACTGAAATTCCTAATTTCCTCAGTTCCTGTGCCTTATTGATAACTCATGAGTGATGTGTCTGACCAGGAGATATCTAGGAAGGAATGCTTTAgttatcttatttatctttgctgCCTATTGAGAGACCACATACCTATGACTTTGCTGACATGGTTACCAGACACAATCAGAAAGAGAACATTCAATTCACATATTGAAATTGACTCAACAAAAGCTGCAGTGTGGGAGAAAAACAGTTCATTCTGTGATAAAccagtttctttttattctcctgtcctgcttcatttcatttttttgttattgttgttgttatttttctttcaaggaGCAAGTTTTCATGGAGAAATGGAATCACACGtcaaatgatttcattttgttgGGGTTGTTTCCCCAAAATCAAACTGGCTTTCTTCTCTTGTTCTTTATCATGCTCGTATTCTTCCTCGCCACCATGGGTAACATGGCCATGATTCACCTCATACGTGTGGATCCCCATCTGCACACACCGATGTACTATCTGCTCAGCCAGCTCTCCCTCATGGACCTGATGTACATCTCCACCACCGTCCCCAAGATGGCTTTCAACTTCCTCTTTGGCCAGAAAGACATCTCCTTCCTGGGATGTGGTGTGCAAAACTTCTTCTTCCTAACCATGGCTGCTTGTGAAGGCTTACTGCTGGCCTCCATGGCCTATGACCAGTATGTGGCCATTTGCCACCCCCTCCATTATCCCATCCGCATGAGTAACAGGATGTGTGTGAAGATAATCATAGGATCTTGGACATTGGGGTCCATCAACTCCTTGGTATACACAGTCTACATCCTCCATTTTTCTTACTGGAGGTCTAAGGCCATCGATCATTTCTTCTGTGATGTCTCAGCCATGTTGTCTCTTGCCTGTATGGACACTTGGGTCTATGAGTACATGGTTTTTACGAGCACaaccctctttctccttcttcccttcctgggTATCACTGCTTCCTATGGCCGGGTCCTATTTGCTGTCTACCACATGCGctcaaaagagggaagaaaaaaggccTTCACCACCTGTTCAACACATTTGACTGTAGTGATCTTTTACTATGCACCTTTTGTCTACACCTATCTTTGGCCCAAGAATCTCCACTCACCAGCAGAATATAAGATCCTGGCAGTCTTCTACACCATCCTCACCCCCATGCTCAATCCCATTATCTACAGCCTGAGGAATAAGGAAGTCCTGGGGGCCATGACAAGAGTGTTTGGGATATTCTCCTTTCTGAAAGAATGATCATGACTCTCTCTACTTTCTTTTCTATACTTCCCTTTTACATGTTGATTAGAACATCCTAGAACAGTGTTttccaatagaaatatattaataatttaaaattttgcaggtagatacatttaaaagtaaaatttacttaaattatattttatttaatccaaaacAGCATTATCAATAGTAACATTAACAACATTGATATTAATTATATAGTGTATTATTTTAAGATGTTATATGCAATATATTAcatgtttgtatgtatattaCTATCACTATAATAATACTTATATGACATAATGTCTTCATgtaattaatgtaaaattattagTTCaatcttttgctttgttttcattctaAGCATTCAAACtcttgtgtgtattttatacttagagCACACCGCAATTAGGACTATACACATTTCAAGTGCCCGATAGCCACATAGGGCCTGTGTCTATAGTGTTGGACAGCACAGCCTTAGAGCatctaataaaatgttttcagaaattacatatatgtctgtgtgtgtgtttttgtagTGTATAAAAGTCTGTTTGTGCTGTATACAATATTGATAGTGGGATAAGAATTAGCAAGGAAAACGAGCCTGCTAAAGTGGTGCTTGTAagtttgtctatttgttctgaTTATATTTAGCCTGTGTGTCTTGACTAATTGACATCTAGAGTCCATTTTATCCTTTCACAAAACTATTCACAGACAGCTTATTTGActtagaatttttcttatttcaataaaaatattgagaTTAAAGAACCTGAATAACGATATGAAAATAATCCACATTCATTTCTACATTCAAgttaataaaactatatatttaaatgatcTTAACAGTGTTATTTGTACTTAAGTTATTTACTTAAAGGCAGGGAGACAAATGACTGGGTAACTACAACACACAACATATAACATGGAAACAGGGACTTCAGTTTTCAGATATGGcatgtaaaatacaaatatgaccttgggcagtttGAAGTTATATGCTAACATATCTAGTGTTGTGTTTCACAAGgttttattaccattattttattaatacgcTTAAGTTACTTCAAGTCTATCCATAAATGGACTTATGTAGGGGTTCtgatatttatggaaaaaaaaataagtctcaGAGAAGTTCAACCGCTCCATGTATTGCCCAAGTTCACACTGTCAATCTCTTTCTCTGGCCTCTTAATatctttttaagtgtttttatgaCTTGAATCCATtaaacttcaaatatttcttatgcATCACCATCCAACTTATTTCCCCAAATTATAAATTTGATCTCATCATTCCACAAACTGTGATTTTCTATTAGATTCTCAAAATTTTGTAACCTCAAATTTATATTcaataactacatgatgagtgcaatgcgcactgtctggggaatggacacgcttgaagctctgactcggggggatgggcagtacatgggcaatatatataacttgaacttttgtacccccataataagctgaaatttaaaaaataggattttctatgctaataaaaaattaatcttgaagttggaagattttaaaaaaatacattctgggTGCATCTGGAAAGATTGGTAAGAATTGATCAGGTGAAAGAGGAAATCAAGTTTCAAAGACTGGGAAGCGAGACAGAATAAGAACCAGTAAGATAATTACACCCTGTACAGATCCAGCCTGAAATACATGTGGAAAATTCTGGATGATTAACATCTTTAGAAACCCTCTCTTGGATATtcagaaaatgagaattattaGGAAAATGAGAAGTGGTCTAACAGGCCCAGTGCAATGATTCAGTTACATGAATCAGTATTTTACTCtggaaaatcaacaaagaagctGGTGCTCTGTTCTTTCTGGAGATGGGATCCAGCATTTtccaaaagaagccagaaaagtcTGGCTTGAATTTCAGCATCTATATCTTCACCCCAGATGCACGGGCAGAGGgttaataaaaacacattagATTGTTTTCTCTGTAACCACAAGAAGTGTTCTTAGTTTGTAAGAATAAAGTCTTGggttccctttaaaaaaaaatgctttttgaatgTACATTatatccttttatctttttctatcacCCAATCTACAAACTTAGTGCCACAGTTTCTCTACACCTCTAGTCTATCCCTACAGTCCTCTATTCACCTCAGAAACTCAGACCAGTTTCCACCCCCGGAAATTTCTGTTACACTTGTCTTATGACTGCCTGAGTTGTTCCCTTTCATTAAGATATAACTCAAAATTCAGACTGAACCAGCCatggtggggcacacctgtagttccagcaatttgagaagctgaggtgggaagattgcctgAGTTCAgtagttcaagtccagcctgagcaacatatcaaaacaccacatcttaaaaaaaaaattcacatccCATCTTCATCAATAGCTATCTCCTTTCCCCACAACTCCACTGCTATAGTGCTTATAACAACATTTTTAATTAACACTTATTTATGTCTATGTCTTATTTTAAGTTGAAGttcatattagaaaattttataataattgtaaCAATTAGGATTATAATGCTAGGTAATATTTACTCACCATAAATGCTTTCTTTGCACATGTAAGTTATCCCTCTCTATAACACTATGGTTTTGATATTTGTTCTATGCTGAGTGAATACTTTGAGGCTTTGTAAGAAAAAATGACAAACTCATTAAAAgctagaaagaaagagaaaactgcCTTAGGTCAGAAAGCTGGGAAGGGAAACAATTTGGAAGGCAGTTTTCTTTGCATCAGGGCTGAGGCTCTGAGTCTCCATGTTACCTGCCTCTGCATGAACTAGAGCATCATGATTTGATCTGGGGGGCCCCACAGAAGAATGGAGTACTGTGGCATGGACTGCTGGGGGCATTTGTTTGTAGTATGTTCTTTGTGCTTACGTGATGCAAGCTCAGGGAAATTTTGAACATGGTACATGATAGACCCCAGGGAAAACAGAAGCAGATAATTTCTCTACACAAAGTTAAGGGTTCATTGCTTATAGTTGCCTTTTACTTATTCAAATGAGTGATGAACTGAGACCCTGATTCCTCCATCTATTGTAcatgtctttcattatttttctactaatatcaggttttctttttgaatttaaaaaatatataaattttttctgcTCTGAATATGACCTCTACAATTGGTTTTTAcgtttggttttgggtttttaaaCATTCTACATTGTTTTGATATTCAACCAaatcccaaatatttaaaaatatttaggagacaaaattataagaattttatgATTGTTTGGATTTGTGGCAATAAGATAAAATGGCTGAGGTTAGGGCCTAAATGTCAAATTGGACTCCAGTTTGTGTGACAAATACACAAGTCTTTGTATCTCCTACAATGTCATAAGTACTCACTAGGTATTTAATGACTGATAAGGCATTTAGTCCATGAAgtaattgccttttattttctccaaacttTAGAAGTAAGTAAAAAAAAGCAATAGTGGAGGTTGAGGTAAATCTTACAACTGGTAGTCAATGATTACTTTTCTAGGGAAGTGACGGATCACCTCCGCCTCCCCTTAGCACCTATGTGGGCTTTGGCTGGGTCTAGGAACCAAAGTAACACAGGAAAGATTAACAAGAGAGAAGCATACAAGTTTTATTAGTTTTCCACATACCTGGGGATCTCCACAAGAGTGTGAAGTTCAAAGAAATGGCTAAAGCAAGTTGCTTTTACACTTTTTAGATGAACAATAATAAATGTGTGAAGAAATGGAAGGACAAAAGGGATCCAGGCAGAAGCAGTAAATTCTAGGGGAGTCAGTAGGAGATACAGGGGTTTAAAGCAACTGGAAGACAAGGGTTACTTCAGGAAGTTGATTTATTCAGGCTCAATGCAGCCCCCAGCTCCCAGTCTCTGGTGATAAGGCCTATTTTCTGACTCTTGTACAGGGAGGGAGCCAGAGGAGTACCAGGGGGCATCAAAGACTCCCAGAAGAATCTTTATGGCCTGgcagatgcagaaaaagatagggtcagatatttcttttttgaaactgCAATTTCTCCAGTGtctcagctcaaaataatcagtACGCGAATTCCACATATCTGGGATGGCATGCCCTCCTCTTCTTCAGTTCCTTCTCTGTAGTCACACTATTGAACTACAATTTGTTGTGTTGATAAATATGTTCATTCTTCAAAGCAGGAGGAATAAATACTCATTTCCCTTTCCATAAATCAAACTTTGCTAATTTAACATATAAGAAAACTCTATATGCACACTGCGCATTATGAAATCATCCAAATAAATACCATGTgctataaaatttgtattatctAACTGACAGTCTTGCAGCGATTAAAGAATAAGTGGAAAGTGAAAAATAACTACAGGATGACAACTGGGTAGAAAAATGGCTGAATGGACACACAATGGACAGGGAGCCTGAGACTTTGTGAGGTAGAGAAGACTTGGATAATTTTCCCACTGAGAGGACTTATTGTCCAACtgtccaaattttaaaattatttgtagtaCAATCTCATAAACAATGTACCAAATGAGATGAAATTTGAATAAtatgacttatttttatattgctcTTCCTAATCTTAAAAGTTTAAGGGGAAAGGGGTGGCCTGTGGGTACGGACACAATGTCAGTGTGGATTAGTTTGTTGTTTTCCTGAACCAGAGGACACACTGGGGTAAAGAAT
Above is a genomic segment from Lemur catta isolate mLemCat1 chromosome 13, mLemCat1.pri, whole genome shotgun sequence containing:
- the LOC123649134 gene encoding olfactory receptor 2L13-like, which gives rise to MEKWNHTSNDFILLGLFPQNQTGFLLLFFIMLVFFLATMGNMAMIHLIRVDPHLHTPMYYLLSQLSLMDLMYISTTVPKMAFNFLFGQKDISFLGCGVQNFFFLTMAACEGLLLASMAYDQYVAICHPLHYPIRMSNRMCVKIIIGSWTLGSINSLVYTVYILHFSYWRSKAIDHFFCDVSAMLSLACMDTWVYEYMVFTSTTLFLLLPFLGITASYGRVLFAVYHMRSKEGRKKAFTTCSTHLTVVIFYYAPFVYTYLWPKNLHSPAEYKILAVFYTILTPMLNPIIYSLRNKEVLGAMTRVFGIFSFLKE